The following are encoded together in the Geobacter sulfurreducens PCA genome:
- the rpmA gene encoding 50S ribosomal protein L27, whose translation MAHKKGVGSTRNGRDSESKRLGCKKFGGETVKAGNIIYRQRGTQIHPGTNVGCGKDYTLFALIDGVVKFERLGRDRKKVSVYPAN comes from the coding sequence ATGGCACACAAGAAAGGCGTCGGCTCCACACGGAACGGACGCGATTCGGAATCAAAACGACTCGGCTGCAAGAAGTTCGGCGGCGAAACCGTCAAGGCGGGTAACATCATCTACCGCCAGCGCGGCACCCAGATCCATCCCGGCACCAATGTCGGCTGCGGCAAGGACTACACCCTTTTCGCGCTGATCGACGGCGTGGTGAAGTTCGAGCGGCTGGGCCGCGACCGGAAGAAAGTTTCCGTTTATCCCGCCAACTGA
- the rplU gene encoding 50S ribosomal protein L21, with product MYAVIRTGGKQYKVSEGDFLKVEKLEGAVGDTVELKDVLMVGGETVAIGTPLVPSASVVGRIVDQGKDKKILVFKSKRRKNFRKMYGHRQPRTVLKIEKINA from the coding sequence ATGTACGCGGTAATCAGAACCGGAGGGAAGCAATATAAAGTTTCCGAAGGCGACTTTCTGAAAGTCGAAAAGCTTGAGGGTGCGGTGGGTGACACCGTCGAACTCAAAGACGTCCTCATGGTTGGCGGCGAAACGGTAGCTATCGGAACACCGTTAGTGCCCAGCGCCTCTGTCGTCGGCAGGATCGTCGACCAGGGCAAGGACAAGAAGATCCTGGTCTTCAAGTCGAAGCGGCGCAAAAATTTCCGTAAAATGTACGGGCATCGTCAGCCCCGAACCGTTCTCAAAATCGAGAAGATCAACGCGTAG
- a CDS encoding Rieske (2Fe-2S) protein: MVFAAKVSEIPDFGKKVVTVNGQEILLVKAKGQVYACETECPHQGAPLSGALVKDAEHLSCQRHGYRFNLKTGACKEFPEYTLKIYPSQVVGEDVMVEI; the protein is encoded by the coding sequence ATGGTATTCGCCGCCAAGGTTTCCGAAATCCCCGATTTCGGGAAAAAAGTTGTCACCGTTAATGGACAGGAGATTCTCCTCGTGAAGGCCAAGGGGCAGGTCTACGCCTGCGAGACCGAGTGCCCGCACCAGGGGGCTCCCCTTTCCGGGGCGCTGGTGAAAGATGCCGAGCACCTCTCCTGCCAGCGCCACGGGTATCGCTTCAATCTGAAAACCGGCGCCTGCAAGGAGTTCCCTGAGTACACCCTCAAGATCTATCCGTCCCAGGTCGTGGGCGAGGATGTCATGGTGGAAATCTGA
- the rng gene encoding ribonuclease G — protein MANELVINTSSHETRIALIENGTIAELYIERSREKGIVGNIYKGRVVRVLPGMQAAFVDIGLEKAAFLYVADVFDAMEEFETFMEVNGEESDSERQVLHPLHPIEELLQEGQEILVQVSKEPIGTKGARITSHVSLPGRHLVYMPTVDHVGVSRRIEDEPERERLKEIVGKAKPAGGGFIVRTAAEGKTEEDLVADMNYLTKLWEEVVRRNEKAHAPCLIHADLDVTQKVIRDILTENVSRIVVDSRHEHDKIVQFISTFMPKMKYSMELYDDEEPIFDHFGLEVEISRALGRKVWLKSGGYIIIEQTEALTAIDVNTGRFVGKHNLEDTILKTNLEAVKEIAYQLRLRNIGGIIIIDFIDMEKEVNREKVFTALEEAMKADKSKTNILKISDLGLVEMTRKRVRESIGRMMCEPCPYCEGRGYVKSKTTVCHEIFRELRREMLDIRGSKVMLTVHPQVADLLYDEERRGLEELEKKFKKRITVRAKPGFHQEQFEIAIS, from the coding sequence ATGGCCAATGAACTGGTGATCAACACCTCGTCCCACGAGACCCGCATCGCTCTCATCGAGAACGGCACCATTGCCGAGCTCTACATTGAGCGGAGCCGCGAAAAGGGGATCGTCGGCAACATCTACAAGGGGAGGGTCGTACGCGTCCTTCCCGGCATGCAGGCGGCATTTGTCGACATCGGCCTGGAGAAGGCGGCTTTTCTCTACGTGGCCGATGTGTTCGATGCCATGGAGGAGTTCGAGACCTTCATGGAGGTGAACGGCGAGGAGAGCGACAGTGAACGGCAGGTTCTTCACCCGCTCCACCCCATCGAAGAACTCCTTCAGGAAGGGCAGGAAATTCTGGTTCAGGTGTCCAAGGAACCCATCGGCACCAAGGGGGCCCGTATCACCTCTCATGTGTCGCTGCCTGGCCGCCACCTGGTCTACATGCCGACGGTGGACCACGTGGGAGTGTCTCGGCGGATCGAAGATGAGCCGGAGCGCGAGCGGCTTAAGGAAATCGTGGGCAAGGCGAAGCCGGCCGGGGGCGGGTTCATCGTTCGGACCGCCGCCGAGGGCAAGACCGAGGAGGATCTGGTCGCCGACATGAACTACCTGACGAAGCTCTGGGAAGAGGTTGTCAGACGCAACGAAAAGGCTCATGCCCCCTGTCTCATTCATGCCGACCTGGACGTGACCCAGAAGGTCATCCGTGACATCCTCACCGAAAACGTTTCCCGCATCGTGGTCGACTCCCGGCACGAGCACGACAAGATCGTCCAGTTCATCTCCACCTTCATGCCGAAAATGAAGTACTCCATGGAGCTCTACGACGACGAGGAGCCCATCTTTGATCACTTCGGGCTGGAGGTGGAGATCAGCCGGGCACTGGGACGCAAGGTCTGGCTCAAGAGCGGCGGCTATATCATCATCGAGCAGACCGAGGCCCTTACCGCCATCGATGTCAACACCGGCCGGTTCGTGGGCAAACACAACCTGGAGGACACCATCCTCAAGACCAACCTGGAGGCGGTTAAGGAGATCGCCTACCAGCTCAGGCTGCGCAATATCGGCGGGATCATCATCATCGACTTCATCGACATGGAGAAGGAGGTCAACCGGGAGAAGGTCTTTACGGCGCTGGAGGAGGCCATGAAGGCCGACAAGTCCAAGACCAACATCCTGAAGATCTCGGATCTGGGCCTGGTGGAGATGACCCGGAAGCGGGTGCGGGAGTCTATCGGCAGGATGATGTGCGAGCCCTGCCCCTACTGCGAGGGGAGAGGGTACGTGAAGTCCAAGACAACGGTCTGTCACGAGATATTCCGCGAACTGCGCCGGGAGATGCTCGATATTCGCGGCAGCAAGGTAATGCTCACCGTGCATCCCCAGGTGGCCGATCTCCTCTACGACGAGGAGCGGCGAGGGTTGGAGGAGTTGGAGAAGAAGTTCAAGAAGCGGATTACGGTCCGGGCCAAGCCCGGTTTTCATCAGGAGCAGTTCGAGATCGCCATCAGCTGA
- a CDS encoding TIGR03960 family B12-binding radical SAM protein produces the protein MLDNRLLAVEKPARYMGGEVGTRCAVTPELRFVLAFPDVYEVGMSHLGLQILYGVLNTLDGVAAERAYAPWPDREAQLRAEGIPLATLESGTSLDRADIVGFTLQYELSYTNILNMLDLAGIPLLASERDERHPLIIGGGPCACNPEPLADFFDAFLLGDGEEAVIEIAEAFRAWKRAGGARSGLLERLAGIAGVYVPSFFAVRYGDNNRIAAVEPLRPDYGPVKRRFLAELEPAAYPTAPVVPFLKTIHDRVSVEISRGCTRGCRFCQAGYLYRPVRERSPEKILALVEETLRATGYDEISLLSLSTGDYGCLTPLLTELMARYASERIAVSLPSMRVGSLNDELVEAIRTVRKTGFTLAPEAGSERLRRVINKGISEEDLLRNAFEAYSHGWRLIKLYFMIGLPGETEEDLHGIVELARKVKMEGRRAGSGGEVNVSVSTFVPKAHTPFQWEPQIPVGEILEKQGLLRRELRARKLVFKWHDAPLSFMEGVFARGDRRLGAALRRAWELGCRFDGWGDRFDEAAWRTAFEETGIDPAFYHRRREPDEVLPWGHLDFGVTREFLLRELELSRQGAATEDCRTGRCTGCGVCDFSQVRLRLADDGWRGTTTRREKDDAEDVEGKVTLRLRYTKTGAMRFLSHLEMIGLFTRAVGRSRIPIRFSRGFHPHPKFSFATALSVGVESWAEYLDMELFPGADPTDIGTRLNGALPEGVRIVEASVIPPGSPSLSVIMDKVRYRVTLPPEAAVGLPELAAAFLARESVPLRREKKGRVQEYDLRRELAELTVEGNALEMVTGRGKPLEFVSAITGLAPEALAEARIEKLQVLFKES, from the coding sequence GTGTTAGATAACAGGTTACTTGCCGTCGAGAAGCCGGCACGCTACATGGGGGGAGAGGTGGGCACACGCTGTGCCGTAACGCCGGAACTCCGCTTTGTTCTTGCCTTTCCCGACGTCTACGAGGTCGGCATGAGCCACCTGGGGCTTCAGATTCTCTACGGCGTGCTCAACACCCTCGACGGTGTTGCCGCCGAGCGGGCCTATGCCCCCTGGCCCGACCGTGAGGCTCAACTGCGGGCAGAAGGGATACCGCTGGCCACTCTGGAGAGCGGCACCTCCCTGGATCGTGCCGATATCGTTGGCTTTACTCTCCAGTATGAGCTTTCGTACACAAATATTCTCAATATGCTGGATCTGGCCGGCATCCCCCTGCTCGCGTCAGAGCGGGACGAGCGCCATCCGCTCATAATCGGTGGCGGACCGTGCGCCTGCAACCCGGAGCCCTTGGCGGACTTTTTCGATGCATTTCTCCTGGGTGACGGAGAAGAGGCGGTCATCGAAATAGCAGAGGCGTTCCGGGCATGGAAGCGTGCCGGCGGAGCGCGGTCAGGGCTGCTTGAGCGGCTAGCCGGCATAGCCGGCGTGTATGTACCCTCTTTTTTTGCCGTGAGGTACGGGGATAACAACAGGATCGCCGCCGTGGAGCCGTTGCGCCCCGACTACGGCCCGGTGAAGCGCCGCTTTCTGGCCGAGCTGGAGCCGGCTGCCTATCCCACTGCCCCGGTCGTCCCCTTCCTGAAGACAATCCACGACCGGGTCAGTGTCGAGATCAGCCGAGGCTGCACTCGCGGGTGCCGGTTCTGTCAGGCCGGCTACCTGTACCGGCCGGTGAGGGAGCGTTCCCCGGAGAAGATCCTGGCGCTGGTGGAGGAGACCCTTCGGGCCACCGGTTACGACGAGATATCGCTGCTGTCGCTCTCCACCGGGGACTATGGCTGCCTTACGCCGTTATTGACCGAACTTATGGCACGTTACGCCTCGGAGCGGATCGCCGTGTCGCTTCCGTCGATGCGGGTGGGAAGCCTCAACGATGAGCTGGTGGAGGCCATCCGCACCGTTCGCAAGACCGGTTTCACCCTGGCGCCTGAAGCCGGGAGCGAGCGGCTGCGCCGGGTCATCAACAAGGGAATCTCCGAGGAGGATTTGCTGCGCAATGCCTTTGAGGCGTACTCCCACGGCTGGCGCCTGATCAAGCTCTACTTCATGATCGGTCTGCCGGGCGAGACGGAGGAGGATCTGCACGGGATCGTGGAGCTTGCCCGCAAGGTGAAGATGGAGGGGCGGCGGGCCGGTAGCGGAGGCGAGGTGAATGTGTCGGTCTCGACCTTCGTTCCCAAGGCGCACACCCCCTTCCAGTGGGAGCCCCAGATCCCGGTCGGCGAGATCCTGGAGAAACAGGGACTTCTGCGTCGTGAGCTCAGGGCGCGCAAGCTGGTTTTCAAGTGGCACGATGCGCCTCTCTCCTTTATGGAAGGGGTCTTCGCCCGGGGCGACCGGCGGCTTGGGGCCGCCCTTCGCCGGGCGTGGGAACTCGGCTGCCGCTTCGACGGCTGGGGCGACAGGTTCGACGAGGCCGCATGGCGGACCGCCTTCGAGGAAACCGGTATCGACCCGGCCTTCTATCATCGGCGCCGGGAGCCGGATGAGGTTCTTCCCTGGGGTCACCTGGACTTCGGCGTCACAAGGGAGTTTCTTCTTCGCGAACTGGAACTGTCGCGCCAGGGGGCGGCCACGGAGGACTGCCGTACCGGCCGCTGCACCGGCTGCGGTGTCTGTGATTTCAGCCAGGTGCGGCTGCGGCTCGCCGATGACGGCTGGCGGGGTACGACCACCCGGCGGGAAAAGGATGATGCGGAAGATGTCGAAGGGAAGGTAACGCTGCGGCTCCGTTACACCAAGACCGGGGCCATGCGGTTCCTGAGTCACCTGGAGATGATCGGTCTCTTTACCCGGGCGGTGGGGCGGTCGCGAATCCCGATCCGCTTCTCCCGCGGGTTCCATCCTCACCCCAAATTCTCATTTGCCACCGCCCTTTCGGTCGGTGTAGAATCGTGGGCCGAATATCTCGATATGGAGCTTTTCCCCGGCGCCGACCCGACGGACATCGGCACGCGCCTCAATGGGGCTCTCCCCGAGGGGGTACGGATCGTCGAGGCATCCGTGATCCCTCCGGGCAGTCCTTCCCTCTCTGTAATAATGGACAAAGTGCGCTACCGTGTTACGCTTCCTCCGGAGGCGGCCGTCGGCCTGCCTGAACTGGCTGCGGCGTTTCTTGCCCGGGAGAGCGTTCCGCTGCGTCGTGAAAAGAAGGGGCGGGTCCAGGAGTACGACCTGCGCCGGGAGCTGGCCGAACTCACCGTGGAGGGGAACGCCCTGGAGATGGTGACGGGGCGGGGCAAACCGCTGGAGTTCGTATCGGCCATCACCGGGCTTGCGCCGGAAGCCCTGGCTGAGGCCAGGATCGAGAAGCTCCAGGTGCTTTTCAAGGAATCGTGA